Proteins found in one Miscanthus floridulus cultivar M001 chromosome 4, ASM1932011v1, whole genome shotgun sequence genomic segment:
- the LOC136548263 gene encoding uncharacterized protein — protein MAFISHIPPLEGGNYRVWREKYELVLALSENDLVLTSPCPTEPMDLVREETESDVDFTTRQRDHVEVRMKYDLERKKWDISNRKCLMVAKSTISDAIRGSIPECDTATEYLKKVESQFTGSSKAYASTLIKKLLNEKYTGGGIREHILKMRNTASKLKPFDLGLKDEFLIH, from the coding sequence ATGGCATTCATCTCGCACATACCACCTCTAGAAGGGGGCAATTACAGAGtttggcgagagaagtatgagctcGTACTTGCGCTGTCCGAGAATGACTTAGTGCTCACCtccccgtgtcctactgagccaatGGACCTGGTGAGGGAAGAAACTGAGTCTGATGTTGATTTCACTACTCGGCAGCGAGATCATGTAGAAGTGCGCATGAAGTATGATCTTGAGCGCAAGAAATGGGACATatcaaaccgcaagtgcttgatggtggctaagtctacAATCTCAGATGCTATAAGAGGGTCTATCCCAGAGTGTGATACCGCCACTGAGTACcttaagaaggtggagagtcagttcactggatcttcaaaggcttatgctagtacattgatcaagaaattgttAAATGAAAAATATACTGGtggcggtatcagagagcacatattgaagatgagaAACACGGCTTCAAAGCTGAAGCCATTTGATTTGGGGCTtaaggatgagttcctgattcattag